Below is a window of Cydia strobilella chromosome 8, ilCydStro3.1, whole genome shotgun sequence DNA.
aacttaaaattaattaatttaaattaattcattaattatttaaattgttaatttaaaattttaggataaaaagaaacataacaTGTAGTTAATTATTTTCCTGTAATACATGAAATGAACTCTTAAATTACTGTGATcgttaaaaaactttttaagaaGTGGAAGGCTTGAATATGCTCATAagggtacagtcgagttcataaatatgtatacattttttcaaaggtgaacaaatgtatacatatttataaacgaGACTGTACAgtaaaaaatagattttaaaGTTCATCTATTATCCACGACCACGGAAAATAAAGCGTAACGGTATCTCAtactaaaacatttaatttaccAATGCAAAGACGTATTACtctataataatatgaaaactCCCACAAGTAGGTAGTTAGCAACAGATTGATGCAACAAGCCTCATGAGCAAAACaaacatacaatacaacacCATGGCGAGTGATTGATGCTTGAGATCTGTTCCCGTCACATTGCcgtcataaatattaaactaCTAATTTTCATTGCTGGCTAACTATGCATTACCGTACCTACTAAGACAATGACCGAAAATTATGCAGGCAACAATAAATTCTTGGATgagaaattttgtattttttacaaacatttttcCAAAGCACATCGGTAACTATACTATAGTACACTCGCACCATTACACTGAAACTTATTTGTAGAGATTTTTAAATGTGTTATTGATAAAGATTTTCTAGTACCTATTTCTAGTACCTTCTGTATATATCTTGATCTTAATCTGCGCAAATTTGGAGCTGGAATAAATCGGCGATAGACCGAGAAGGGCCGAGCATAATGACTTGCTTTTGTATTAGTGCCCATTTGGATACATTGCGCCACCCCAGTTAGGATTTTAGTCAAAACTCTTTGGTTGGTCTTCACAACGACTATATTATTCCACTGAACCTAACTATACCGATATATTTAATCAACTAAGCTGACATATTATTGCTACGATATTAATCTTAGCGATATACATACATTAAGACTCCCTTTTTCATTTTCTAAGCGGTACTTTTTTGTTTCCAGGACGTCATCCGTCTGGAGACTCAATACTGGTCGTTAGTGGAGATCCCTCGTCAAGAGAAGGCGGAGACGGTGCCGGCCTTCGTGCTGCGCGCGTGCGCCATCATGGAGAAGACGCAGAAGTCTGGAGAAGGAGTCAAGACCTCGTCTAAGCTGGCCGAGGAGGCCGCTGATCGGAGGGACAGGATAGAAAGGCTGAGTGGTAGGTGTTTCTGTCTGTTTTGGTACCCATTTGGAAAAAAGTCATCAAACTCATCAAGCTGTTACAGGACTCTTaagccgccggacgatatcggcctataggttgttcggaactgtcaaatttttgttttatctgacaggccgatatcgtccggcggactgatagtcagtgggcccctttagaaccTCTGGTGGGATTATAGGTAGAACTAGGTTTTCAAGTCTAAACCAAATTCTGTTTTGATTTCGAGTGGGCTGGGTATACGACTAAATCATCGTTCTGGATGAAATTTTGTATTACCAAAGAATATTTAGTCCTAGACTACACACACTACTACATTCACGTAATAGTATTCAACGattgaaataaagtaaaatacagcGGCATACCGCACGGAGAAATAGTTGTCAGAGAGCTTATCCCGGCTTCTGAGTAAGTCGAGCGATCTTCTCTAAATCCTCCATTCCCTCGATATCACCCTAAAGAAATTCctattaattttctcttttcttttATCATGAAATAACATTATGAAAAACGTTAAAAATTTTCACTAAGAAAGTAAAATCCGCAGATGGTCGGATGAATTGCGCTACGGAGCAACCAATAAAAGTTTCCAAGTATTTTCTTGGTTTGCAATTTTCTGCCTCCCTAAATCTCATTTGCGGGTAGCAATTCATATACATAAATCACATAATAATAAAGTTATTAAGAACTTACTGTCCGTATTGCtttttacatataggtatttattttaggttgtaggttttatttgtaagtattgTTTTCTATAATggggtgtgcaataaagagtatttgtattgtattatattttatttgaaaccGAGAATATTAAGTAAGGTACATAGGATCAGAGGATAATTACTGCCGTGAAAccgtttatttgtaaaaaagcaACATCATCCTCCAAAAGTCTTCGCAATTTCATAGAACGAACAAATTGGGCAATGTACAACGTTGGgaaatgttttcttttaaaatgtTTTCTCAAATGTAAACTAAGCCCCCATCTAATTATGGCTCAAAAACGTGAGCTCCCAGCCCCCAGCTTTACATTTGGCCGGCGCCTGCAGCGGCACTCTTGCAAAAATAAAGTGTTGCCATATGGACATTAAATTTGCCTAAACCGCCTCCGATAACAAGGCTGGCCCGCAGCCAACGTTTAGCTTTCTAACGTTTGTTGAGAAACGGGATCGTCCCGGGTCTAACAAAGCCTAATTACATTCCGACACCCGGGACTCGCGTTATTATTGATTGCAAGAACAAAAAGTTACAAGTAAAGTGGAAAACTAATTGAATTAAAATTGAATGAGTTTGGGGATCCCGAGGTAAACAATCAAATTGGCGAACCCGAAACAGTTGTTTGCAGAGGACCGCTACGTCAAATGGCAAACAGTCTTAACTTTAAACGTACTAATGTGGTTATACGTTTGCCAAATAAAACTGCTCGTCCCTTTGCATGTTAAAATAgctctgaataataattagACTTCGATAAAATCGTTATTTATTTTCCAGtgcatatggtgctactttaccgcactaatgcgataattagcacattacgtaactatgtcgaaaatttaaagggccatatgtactgaaaacgttgtacgatatgCGAATTTCCTATGTTTCGCACTTGTATAGTAATGTACTTACAAGGGGGCCAcgttgttgtttaactcctcGTTCCAATATTAAGAGGGTTAAAAAAACTTTGCTACCGACTGCAAcacaaatttttcaccacaccagctcgggGGAAAtacttatcattcaaaatcatcacttaaaattaaatttcactagaaaacaattttgccactcttgtggataaaatgcaactttcttatctgcttttgaagaataaagagagcctttacaagCTGGTGTGATGAAATGTTTTTCCATATTGTCTtgctttataaaataatgacGTTTTACTGACGCCATTTTCAGATATGACAACATCCCAAATAGAAGCCGAGAATACGCAGATGACAAATGACCTGTACCGCCTCCTGAAAAAGTACACCGGGTTAAGAAATCTTATAAGAGAATTAAAGGTAAGCTAATTTAAGACCTGAATGTATTTAAACCGTAATGAGTAAAGTTTTAAAGTCCCGTGACGGCAAGTCAACAAGCTGAAACTTTATAAATTTCCGACTAACCAGTTTCGGGTCGAAGGCAAATATTTGACTTCAACATCAACACTAAACATTTATCGTGTTTTAGcttgacatttaaaactttctctTGTTCTATAGAACAACGTAATTTTGCGAGAAATGACCAGCAGATATGTTTTATGTACAAGCGATGAATAGAATACTTTCCAATAAACTGAACGCCAACAGCTTAGTTGAGCGATATTTCATCACAGTGGCTTCAGTCAAAGCAATGCAAGTTAAGCTTGAGAGACGTCTCATTGACGACGCGATACAAATCGCGTCTTCCCGCGATAAGCGTCCTTTGTGTGCGGTAGCTTTGTTCGCCCGTTGCCTGCCTTTTCTGTGCCACCCGCTTGTACCGCGCTATTTTGCACGGCATATATTCTTTCGGTAGATAAGTTACAGTTTTTTAGAGTTAAGTCTATTAGTACCTACAGCAAAAAGTCaagtaaaattaaacttaataatgATACCTCATCTCATCTTATTAGTCTGTAAACACTTCAGTATTATTCGAACGTGAGAACAATTTTCCGAAGACGATGCAATGatttttcaattaatttgtcaatttatttttcCAGTCAGAGTATGTAAGCACCAAAGTGTACCCGATGTTCCCTCGGTACACGATGCTGAAAGACATGATAAAGGACATCATGCACGACCCCGACTACATGGAGGTGTGCCACGAGGTTGACCCATAGCGCGGGGTTCGCAAATAAATGAGGCGCTCTTTCACCGACCGCGCGAGGTCGAGTCGTCGCTAGCGGGCGAGGGTCAAGATCAGGAGGAAAAGGGTCCCGAGAAATCGAACCTGAGTTATTGGAGGGGTATCGGCAACAAGTCGTTACATTTTGGTGACGGGCGGTGCTGTGGCGACATGCTGGCGGCGGGGAGTGCGGCGAGTACTCGTTTATTTGCGATTATTTGTTGTTGGACTTTGTTTAGTGTAAGCTTAGATTGGAATTAGTGTACTCGTCCTTCAAGAGCCTGTGAAGTTTCTTCTTCTTTCCAAAATTCTCTTAAATGATTTTTCTGTTTCGTCATTTGGGACTCTGACTTTGGAGATCTTTCGATATATTTATCTGCTTATTCATATTCCTCTTACTAGTTCCATTTGTTGATAGTTGACGATTTTAACAgagatataaaataataatgttgttttacaaatagacgcaatttaactatttttaaatagttGTACACTTTGAATACTATTATTAGTTATGAATTGTATGTTAGTGCGATGTTTTAAATTAACTATAATTTTGTTGTATTATCAGCAGTGTTTtagtttagtaaatatttaagaTGATGTAGGCAAAATAGTTACTAAATTGAATGCTAATATAACTGCGgattttgatataaaaaaagATTATGATTCAACACAATTAGATAGAAATCATGTTAATTGGAGCTTTGAAGATAATTCATGTCTGTCTATTTTATTGCTATTAATGCAGAGTATAATAGCCTTTGCGAGCTTTCCAAATATAACTCTACATAATCACTACCTACgcaatatacatatttactcAACATATCATATTCTATACAAATATTCAATCAATCTACATTCTAAGAAACTTTACTATTTATCAAATCTTCATAATCACAAATTATTAACTACTTATAATTGTAAGGAATGTTAGAACTATTGTAGTGGTATGTGCGTGCAAGAATAAAATGCCATTGTATGTGTTCATcatttaaatagataaaatataaataccctCCACTGTATTCATATTTGCTCTGTTTGGTTTCATTTGGTACTTCATGTGCCATTGGTAGTTAGTACATGTATTGTCTTTTCGTCAAATGATAGTActacttattttgttttgtatcttttattgtaaaatgtaaCATTTGGTTCAACATTAAATAGACGgttatagtatgaaaaaatcaTGTCATGAATGAACGTAAGCTGAATTTGAATAGTTTTGgtacaaatgtatttaaatacttgCGGTATCCTCGTTActtagtataaaaatattgacaaaTCGAGTATTTCTACAGATAAAAGTTTCTAGTTTGAATATCATTTTCTGTAGAAGTATATACTCGATTGTGCTATacttaattgtttaaaaatgcAGTGCGTTTATGGATTTGGagcatattttgtatttaatatcaATAAGATTATCGTTAGGAGAAtagaattttaataatttgtaaactGTGATTAAATTTTGATTAGATAGCTTGAACTACGTAAGTTCTTGAATATGCCAGAGACTACTTTTATGTGTTTGTTTGTTCCTTGTCCTAAAATCTAAATCTGATAatagatgaaataaataatctgtTCTATCGCGAATCATCGGAAAGTATGACTTAATATAATTGAAagatttttaatgtttaatgttaCTTCTGTTCTCAATTTTCATCCAAATTGCAACTACAATGAAATTAGTCTTTGGCTCTTATGTCAATAATTTAAAGTAATAAATTGCCAAATTATAATGTTGTTCTAAAATTCGTGTAAGACATTAAGCTCAGTATAACGTAAATagtgtaggtataaaataaatgttaaacatGAAAGCGAATAGTGAGGCCGAATCTTTAGATATAAGATAATGCGAAACAATGTACCTAATTCATTACTGATACTAGGTGGCTCTGGTAAATTTATGTTGAAACAAATTACTTTGGAAAATTGCtgttattaacaaaatatatcCTATCGATTGATTTCTTCTCTTgataaatttacatttaaataacacACAGCAAAACAAGAACCCAGGGCCTATCAAAGATGACAGTCGTTGATAGCAAAAGCCAataaaatagtcacgtgacttttcgtagcatctgttacgcagcgtactacgtaggcgaacaataagcgaacgcgaagcgaagcgatgcggcgccgggtgaatcaatcctttccTATGATACGTAtgtatagaagtgtcctacgtggacgatctcgttgcgaacacgAACGCCGTTGGCCCacctcgccgcgccgcgccgcccgcgccgcttcgcttcgcattcgTAAGATGCTGCGTTATCCCGATACACTATTTTATTTTCGTTTGTCGTCTGTCAATGCAcatttgtcatcttggctataCCTCCTGCGGGCTccgcacggtcgcatttttatcgcctgtcaccatgcctgtcacgttctaacaagtatgtaagtgcgaaagtgataactgacaggcatagtgacaggtgataaaaatgcaaccattcTGACACCGCAGGGAAAGTGAGCCCAAGGTGATTGATAATCGTCAATGTTTAACACTAATCGATAAGTAAAACAAATGACCCTTCCCGTTATCGTTAGTcaacttaatattttattttacttttcgatTAGCGTGTACAATTAACGATTCATCTTGACTGCGCATCCTGTATGGTAAACCAGCAGGCCTGAGAACCTCTATATATTTGATTGATTTTCGAAAAAGAAGGGTAGCAAAAAGAATTATGTCGATCAAATGAAATGCATAAAGCAAAATTTGTACTTACACAATTTTCCTCGGTAAAAAATCTAATATATTTTACCAGATCCACCTTGCCTGTAGAGACTCCTACCTATCAAACCCTTTGGCTACCTAACATTGAACCGAAAATGTATAATAACAGTTTTAATACCATACCAGCATGGCGTAAAGTTACTCATATTGGTAcgtttttcaatattataaataataacattttaactTTCCTACGGGTTTTCCGAGATCGCATGATTACCTTGGTCAGTCTCAATTAGTCACAGATACTAATAATTACATAGGATAGTCTTCAATAATATTTACAACTTTTCTTAGTAGGTGCTTGTTATGTAGGAATAACTAAAGctttatttgttaataatgtttgtgtTAAACATATGGTAGTGCAATTAGTTGACTACTCCTTTGACCGTCATCGCGTCACGCGTAATCGTATAAAATGACAATGTTAAATGAACTCTATagtgtagggtagggtaggaaacagtggctcagctcgaacagtggctcagtcgccccaatatcgtctctatcaaagatagatataactccgtaatagatggatacagtctaaggaaaaaacgtgcctcgaaaatcacgaaaatttgattctctatcagatggcgccactacctttggcctactctcgtatagagggcgttgacagtttcgtttgttgggtcaaaatcataaaaataattaatgcaaataattttttttttatccatatttaaatgcattttatcgtatttttataaatcttaatttttagttttaaagtatgtcgatagatggcagtgaatttactgtggttacaaaatttactatgacagtaccgctctatcctattatatcctctttgcctctatcatgttggaattaggttgagtgagccactgtacccggctatttttttcctagccactgtttcctaccctaccctactccTACAATATGATCTGCAAAATAAATCCATCGATTTACCAAAGAATCGACTCGAAGAAAAATTCACTGGCTTGTaatcttggaggatataaccgcCTTGTCCGTaactttctgtacaaaacagtctgccgatttttgcgggggaggggcacgtcaaatgtatacgggACATgccagataaacgtcagtccatacaattATTACCATTGGTCATAGTTTCGACAGAgcggaacgcctgttaatggctactccgtttggttcaCGGTTATATCCTTCAAGCTTGAAAtggtcaaaaataaaataaaaaatctataagTGTTTATGTGTGTACCTAGGTATATTATTTGAGTTTATGTTTTAAGAATTTAAAACGAatacacttaaaataaaagttgtgtTTAGAGCAATTAATTGACATCACCAATATCACCATCCACTTTGGTATATAACAGATGTATATGGATGGGGAGTTAGATGAGCGTAATAAAATCTATTTGATTTTATCAGTGCGTCTTGCGCGTCAAAAACTTAATTTCTGCTGCCACGTGCGGAAACTATTAGCTATCTTCCATTCTCGAAAATGTTCTACATATTGAGTATTTATGTTTTCCATGAAATGTAACATGTAACTAACACCTTCTTGTAATCAAAATAGAATTTGTTAAAAGATGGTGGTCAAAGGTAtgcttattaataatattatatagtagATAGTTGCATTACATATTAGCTAGCTATATTAAGATAATGTTAGAATTACGTTTTACCATGTAAGTAGTAACAGTTGAATCTATTCTTAAGAAATTTAGAATACGGCGTTGatttaaaatcataatatcATAAAGGATACTACATTTGTATAGAGGAGCAAATTATTAGGAGGAGTCCACTATCCTCCTAATAATTTCTGATCAAAGAGGTCTCATTAGGATCAGAAAACATTCTGTCTCTAATATTCTGCCAGTTATCGTCCTAGTCTACGGCTCATATTACACATCACTATTATCTTAATATTCCTAAATATATAACTGTATCGTGATACGTGAATAGTGAATACTTTAATATAGCTCTGTCTGTGTAAAAGTCAAAGTAACATCAGAGATAGGTTCTTGTTcttaccgcgaaaaacgaaaatcgaaatttcattatcgGCCTCTTTATCGCTTCAATATGCAAGAGCGAGGCATACCCATAGGTAGAGAAATTTCGATATTTATACAAGTTGACGTTAcataatttgaattttattctATATAAACGCAAAACGCATAAATGgtattcaaaataatttaagaaTAGATTCcaccatggtataataataatggATTCCACTTAGAAATTAATATGGGATACTGCCATTGAAATAGTACGGATATGGTCTAGTTATAGAATTATGGTTTATTTATAGCTAATGGGTATTAAAATATGAACAATACACATATCTTATGGCCTGGGATTATGGATTTGGTCCGCGGCTTGAGTTGACGTTGGCATTCGTCTCCATGTAACATGTTGTTTTCTGGCAGCTTTTTCTTTTCAATTACCTAATTTAGGTTTCTAGAGCGGTAATCAGGTTTTTAAatctgttatggttttgatattgaTGCTACTCGATCGTTCGCGCAGTTGATGCGCGCGATATGCATTGCGAGTCGCATCATAAGCTTCTCGGTcgcacttttataaaaaaatatgaaatttgaaTACCGCTTCTGGCGAACCAGTCCACGTATTTCTTTGTAGCTAAttctgtacctatacctactgtatTTATACTAAGAAGCGTATTAACtgtattcatatttattattagcaCGTATTAGCATTGAATGATTGTGTCTATGACACATTccttatattgtattgtatggtatCTAGAAGAGTGCCATCTAGGTACTTTGAACTTAAGCCGGCCGTTACCATTGAAATTCGCATATCAAAACCCTGCGACATAGAAACCTGCCGGCAAAGTGATATCCATTGGAATTTCAACGGCAAAAAGCCTGAAATTTAGcacaataaacgtttttttttctaatttgctAGTCAGTAAAACTGACTTGTGGTCTAACCATAACTTTTGAAccaataagtatttaattattttatgagattatataatatatcgtCCTCATCTAATATAGCCGCTTTACGTATGCTTCCTTGTTGTTTTAGGAACTCTGTAGTCTAATTtcaaatataagtaggtagaatACTTACATAGATATCATTAGAAACAAGTAAAtattaatcactacatagtataaaacgaagtcgcttcctgctgtctggatgtctgtccctatgtatgcttagatctttaaaactacgcaacggattttgatgcggttttaatagatagagtgattcaagaggaaacatcagcattgcacccgttcGAAGCCAGGGCGGGTGACTAGTGACTAATAAACTACAAAAATCTGACGGTCCTCATTTTTATGGAAGGTACGGgccccatcagatatatcggaccgGCAAGGCACtgacaaatatctaaacaagcCTCTGTTGTCGAGGCTTTAGCGCGTGatttttgaacacctcggccgctcagacatatctgatggcgactgtacaaaataaatatatatatgggTTTGAAACCTTGATAAGAAGTGATGAGGATGCCACTTTATGTGTACATTGagtcttatttaatatttacttgttTCTGTACTTTCATTATATCCTACAACTATTATGTTTTACATGTGTAGATATCGATATGGCATGATGTCGCGGATAATCCTCTAATTAAATGCTTTGTtacttatataaaatgtaatacaatattttttgtgcaaaaaatgCCGTGTACTTACTGTATTTATCCTATATTATACAAATCCTTATTTATGACAAAGAGAATTTAGAATAGAGGCgtattgtcaaagtaaattttggagtcacagtaaatttactgccatctttcttcacaggattaaaacttttagaacgccGTTTCACTTTGATCCTTGGCATTCTTTCCGCCTATTCCGCCTATCCCTACCGCGATATCCCCCCCCCGGTGTGGATATGTGGAATATTTTTCCATCTATTTCTACTAGTAGGGATACTTTTCCATCTATCCTTACTAAATGATGCCAAATGGATTTTTTTCCGCATATCCCTACCATTTTCCCCCTGGTAGGGATAactgcttttttttaaatttatccaCCTG
It encodes the following:
- the LOC134743779 gene encoding uncharacterized protein LOC134743779; amino-acid sequence: MVRDKKPPGKTDSQKSSTNLVGKFTQSVRRIVQDVKDEGASSGQTKEEVIETNERLRMVRIRLDENYDTAKKALVTLMTRYNESKAQRNLFTRYAMLKVMIKDVIRLETQYWSLVEIPRQEKAETVPAFVLRACAIMEKTQKSGEGVKTSSKLAEEAADRRDRIERLSDMTTSQIEAENTQMTNDLYRLLKKYTGLRNLIRELKSEYVSTKVYPMFPRYTMLKDMIKDIMHDPDYMEVCHEVDP